The sequence below is a genomic window from Nostoc flagelliforme CCNUN1.
ATACAAGAAAATTTCACCATACATTCTTTTATTTAAACTCTCCCTATAGTCATAATGGTTTTGTTAACTCGATTGCCTACAGTCCTGATGGGGCAATTCTTGCTAGTGGTAGTACCGATAAAACTATAAGAATTTGGGGACGCTATACGGGAACAATAAAACGCACTTTGAATGGACATTCAGATGCAGTTTTGTCAGTTGCGATTAGTCCCGATGGTAAAATTCTTGCAAGCAGTAGTGCTGGTAAAACTATTAGTCTTTGGGATATCAAAACTTGGCAACAGTGCTATATTCTCACTGAACATTTAGGAGCAGTAAATACAGTTGTCATCAGTCCTAATAGTCAAACTCTTATTAGTGGTAGCACAGACGCCACAATAAAGCTGTGGAATCTCCAAACTGGAAAATTACTCTCCACTCTGACTGGACACTCAACGGCGATTTTGTCTGTTGCCATTAGCCCCGATGGAAAAACCCTCGCCAGTAGCAGCAGAGACGGTATGATCAAACTTTGGAATCTCTACACTGGGGAACTACTACAAACTTTCTCTGGCTGTAGTCCTGTTGCTTTCAGTTCTGATGGCAAGACGCTGGTAAGTGGCGGTAATGGGGGAAGCATCAAGGTTTGGAGTCAAATACCAAGCTTTGATAAATTTACTCTCGACCCTGTGCTATCTGGGGAATGGTGGGAAGTCTTGGGTGTAAATCAGAGCGATCGCCCCAAAGATGTCAAACTTGCCTACCTTCGATTAGCAAGATTGTATCATCCTGATGTCAACAGTTCTACAATCGCAAAAGCCTCAATGCAAGCAATTAATCAAGCTTACAAAGAATTCCAGCAGCAGTTAAACACTTACAAATGTCAGTAGGGTAAAATATATAACTCTTAGGAAGTATTGACATTTTGTCTTTTTAAAGCATTTATCTTGCATATTTTGACAAAACGTTATAAATTATTAGAATATAGGGGAATAATCTGACTTCTTAGTGTCAAAAGCTAATCCTAATCAAGTAAATATACTGTAACCAGTTTTAACTTCATGCAAATCCTAAACAGCACTGAAGATATGTTTTTATTTGGTAAAGCAAAGATTCTGGACATGAAACGGAACAATAAATAATCTAAAAATATATCTAGTGTGACTGTTTTTAAAATCATGTTACTGCTTGCGGTGATAAGCAACAACTATAATTCACCAAAAGAGTAATCTATTATAAGCAAATTAACTAGTAATAAAGCTGCATGTGTCAGCAGATTTATTCGTTTTTAGTTGATTAATTTTTCTCCAAATTATATTTGCTATTCAAAGAATTGTTTTTGTTATGCTGAGAATGGCAAAAATAATAAATGACAACGCATCTACCTACCACAAATTCACAATCCCAATGGAGCTATTCTGTCGATGCACCTAAACGAATTAGAAACTACTGAAAATTTAAAAGAAGTCGAAGAAGCGTGGCGAACACTAGAAAAATCAATTCTCTATTATCAGGGTCGCCCCGTTGGGACGGTAGCCGCTTATGATGCATCTGTAGAGGCTCTCAATTATGACCAGTGCTTTGTTCGGGATTTTGTCTCATCAGGTCTAATTTTTCTGATCAAAGGTAGAACAGATATTGTTCGCAATTTCTTAGAAGAAACCTTAAAGTTACAACCTAAAGAAAGGGCATTAGATGCCTATAAGCCTGGACGAGGATTAATCCCAGCTAGCTTTAAAGTTGTATCAGAAAATGGACAAGAATATTTAGAAGCAGACTTTGGTGAACATGCGATCGCTAGAGTTACACCCGTAGATTCTTGCCTATGGTGGATTATTTTGTTGCGTGCTTATGTAGTAGCTACAGAAGATTTTTCTTTAGCCTATCAACCTGAATTCCAAAATGGTATCAGGTTAATCATGGAAATCTGCTTGGCAAATCGTTTTGATATGTACCCAACGCTGTTGGTTCCAGATGGTGCTTGTATGATTGACCGTCGTATGGGCATTTATGGGCATCCTCTAGAACTACAAGTTCTCTTTTACACGGCATTGCGTGCATCTCGTGAGCTGCTAGTTTGCCAAGATAATTCCGATATTGTTGCAGCCATTGATAACCGTTTGCCTCTTTTATGTGCTCATATTCGCCAGCATTATTGGATAGATATTAATCGCCTAAATGCAATTTATCGTTTCAAAAGCGAAGAATATGGTAAGGGTGCTGTTAATTTGTTCAACATATATGTAGATTCTGTTCCCTATTATCAATTAGATAAGTGGCTACCAAAAAAAGGTGGTTATTTAGCAGGTAATGTCGGACCGTCGCAGCTAGATACTCGCTTCTTTTCCCTCGGAAACTTAATGGCAATTATTTCAGACTTAGCCACCGAAGAACAGTCACAAGCGATTATGACTCTCATTGAGGATCGATGGGATGATTTGGTGGGAGATATGCCAATGAAAATTTGTTTCCCAGCTTTAGAACATGAAGAATACAGAATTGTAACTGGATGTGACCCCAAAAATATCCCCTGGTCGTATCATAATGCTGGTAGTTGGCCAGTTTTAATGTGGATGTTAGCGGCGGCGGCGGTGAAAACTAACAAAATAAGTCTTGCACAAAAGGCTATTGAAACTGCCCAAGGACGCCTCAGTACAGATGAATGGCCAGAATATTACGACGGTAAGAAAGGGCGATTGATTGGCAAACAAGCTCGGAAATATCAAACTTGGACAATTACTGGGTTCTTATTAGCAAAAGAATTGATGGCAAACCCCACTTATTTACCATTAATCAGCTTTGGTAAATTACCAGCAGAACAGGTTTCTAGAGCATGTGAGTTTGAAATCGCTAGTGTAGACCCATATATGTCTTGATAGCAAAAAATGCTGTGTCTTGCAATGGCAGACACAGCAGTTATCAAAATAGAGTAAAAAGAAATTTAGGCTTTAGCTCCAGTGTTGTTTTGCTGTTTGCCCTTCAGGACAGAAGTAGCGCCGAAAGCACTGAATGCTAATAAACTCAATATAGAAGCGGGTTCGGGAACACTTTTTGCTGTACTAACCCAAGTTGCTAGTTATAGTGAAAAGCGATCGCTAAACTGAAGTATCTCTTCGAGACGCTAGGCGAAGGTGAAGACAGTGGGTCAATAAAGTAATAAAATCCCCTCCAAGAAGAAAAAAAGGAGGGGTGTATGTTAAACGAAATAATTGCCATCTATGCTATCACGGATGACTTGTTGAAAGGGATTGGACATGATGAAGATGGTCGGATACTCGTAAGTGATGCAGAAATTATCACAACGGCTGTGTGTGCGGCAAAGAAACCAAACACGTCATTAAAACTACTATTGGAGAATTCGTTATACTCTTCCGATGCAAAGACGTAATTGAAAAAGAGATCGCCCGTATCCGAAGTAAAATCAAATGTGAGAACACTCGCATCTTGAGTGCTAAATCCAGGATTCCAGCGGTTTAAGTCAGTATCTCCTAACAAACCATTATTACCTGTTGTGCTGTCCGAATTATTTGGCCCTGGAGCAAGAGTAGCATTGCCAGAAGTCAGAATGATACCCTTGTCTATGCCAATTCCTGAGGACAAGCCGTCTGTGAAAGTTCCAGATGCAGGTGCTGCACCGTTGTATGTTAGATTCAATACTGTGATACCAGAACTCAAAATGTTATTAACTAAAACATTGGGATCGCTGGTGGTCGTTATATTGATAGCTTGAGCAGGAGCAGTTAATAGGCCTATACCAAACAGAGTGAATACGCCTTGTTTCCAAAATTGAGTCAATGAGTTCATGATATTTTTCCTGATAAAAAAGTAGCCCTTAACGCATGAAGATACAGCCGATTAAATACGTAAAAATTTCTACGTAAAATCGCCAGTAACCCGTTTAGCGCGAGATGGTGCAGTCACAGACATCCCTACTGATGATAATGACTCAAGTCTTTAATTTTACTTTCATTTTAAATGTATGATTTTTGACGCAATCTTATTAAGTAATGCCTTCATATAGCTTACAGATGTTTTTTTTATATGCTCGAATTTATATGTAGATTCACAGAATAATTACAATGTCTTCAAACAAAAAATATACTTTTTTCAAATAATATTCACATGTAAGCGTGGCTCTTCAGTAATGGTGTAGTCTCAAGTACTGAGTAGCCATGAACCTAAATAAATATTTCCATGACAAACCCCCGTCAACTAGCTTTTATCGCCCTGCGAGATGTTCACAAGGGGGCTTATGCTGATGTTGCCCTAGATAGAGTGCTGCAAAAATTCAGTTTGGCTGATAACGATCGCCGCTTGCTGACAGAATTGGTTTATGGGAGTGTCAGAAGGCAGCGCACTCTTGATACTCTCATCGATCAACTCGCTAAAAAGAAATCTCACCAGCAACCACAAGACCTCCGCACCATCTTACATCTGGGCTTCTACCAGCTGCGTTATCAAGAGCGTATTCCCGCCTCAGCTGCTGTTAATACCACCGTCCAACTCGCTAAAGAAAACGGTTTTTCTGGGCTAACGGGTTTTGTTAACGGTCTATTACGCCAGTATCTTAGAAAAGCAGGGGAAGCAGGGGGAGCAGGGGGAGAAAATACTCCCTTATCCTCCTCATCCTCCTCACCCCCCTCATCTCTCCACACCAATCCGCTACAACTTCCAGAAAACCCAGTGGAACGCTTGGGTATTTTACACAGCTTTCCTGATTGGATTATTCAAGTCTGGTTAGAACAACTGGGTTTGGTTGAGACAGAACAACTGTGTGAATGGATGAACCAATCACCAACAATCGACTTGCGTATCAACCCACTTCGCACTTCCATCGAAGAAGTTGAGGCGGCTTTGCAATCTGCTGGTATTTTGGTGAGACGGATTCCTCGTTTACCCCAAGCTTTACGATTGATTGGTAGTGCTGGATCAATTCAAAAACTACCTGGTTTTAAAGAAGGTTGGTGGACTGTACAAGATGGTAGTGCCCAATTGGTAGGTCATTTGCTCGACCCCCAACCTGGTGAGGTGATAATTGATGCCTGTGCTGCACCAGGGGGTAAAACAACCCATATTGCTGAGTTAATGGCGGATAAGGGTAAAATTTGGGCTTGCGATCGCACTCCTTCTCGTCTTCGCAAACTCCAAGAAAATTCTCAACGGCTAAATTTACAATCTATTCAAATCTACACTGGTGACAGTCGCCACTTCAACCAATTTCAAAACACCGCAGACCGCGTATTATTGGATGCTCCATGTTCTGGGTTAGGAACCATGCACCGTCATGCTGATGCTCGTTGGCGACAGACACCAGAATCTGTCCGGGAACTTTCGGTGCTGCAAAAAGAATTATTAACACATACATCAACTTTTGTCAAACCTGGTGGTGTATTAGTTTATGCCACCTGTACATTGCATCCAGCAGAAAACGAAGAAATAATTTCGGCATTTTTAGCTGAGTCACCTCATTGGCAAATTGAGTCTCCAAGCGGCTTTGAGTTGCCTGCTTCTGCATATAGCACAACTCAAGGTTGGTTTAAAGTCTGGCCCCATAGACAGGACATGGATGGCTTTTTTATGGTGCGCTTAAGAAAAACCAATAATTCCGAGTGAATACTGTTTGGGATTGTACGATTTGGTAGAGGCCTGAATCTACCAGACGAGGCAGCAATGGTTACCCCTTCTAATGTCAAAAACTTAGTTAAAATCCTGATTGGAGCCGCCTGGATCGATGGCAGAATCCAACCAGAAGAACGGCAATATCTCC
It includes:
- a CDS encoding DnaJ domain-containing protein; translation: MDTRKFHHTFFYLNSPYSHNGFVNSIAYSPDGAILASGSTDKTIRIWGRYTGTIKRTLNGHSDAVLSVAISPDGKILASSSAGKTISLWDIKTWQQCYILTEHLGAVNTVVISPNSQTLISGSTDATIKLWNLQTGKLLSTLTGHSTAILSVAISPDGKTLASSSRDGMIKLWNLYTGELLQTFSGCSPVAFSSDGKTLVSGGNGGSIKVWSQIPSFDKFTLDPVLSGEWWEVLGVNQSDRPKDVKLAYLRLARLYHPDVNSSTIAKASMQAINQAYKEFQQQLNTYKCQ
- a CDS encoding glycoside hydrolase 100 family protein, yielding MHLNELETTENLKEVEEAWRTLEKSILYYQGRPVGTVAAYDASVEALNYDQCFVRDFVSSGLIFLIKGRTDIVRNFLEETLKLQPKERALDAYKPGRGLIPASFKVVSENGQEYLEADFGEHAIARVTPVDSCLWWIILLRAYVVATEDFSLAYQPEFQNGIRLIMEICLANRFDMYPTLLVPDGACMIDRRMGIYGHPLELQVLFYTALRASRELLVCQDNSDIVAAIDNRLPLLCAHIRQHYWIDINRLNAIYRFKSEEYGKGAVNLFNIYVDSVPYYQLDKWLPKKGGYLAGNVGPSQLDTRFFSLGNLMAIISDLATEEQSQAIMTLIEDRWDDLVGDMPMKICFPALEHEEYRIVTGCDPKNIPWSYHNAGSWPVLMWMLAAAAVKTNKISLAQKAIETAQGRLSTDEWPEYYDGKKGRLIGKQARKYQTWTITGFLLAKELMANPTYLPLISFGKLPAEQVSRACEFEIASVDPYMS
- a CDS encoding 16S rRNA (cytosine(967)-C(5))-methyltransferase, producing MTNPRQLAFIALRDVHKGAYADVALDRVLQKFSLADNDRRLLTELVYGSVRRQRTLDTLIDQLAKKKSHQQPQDLRTILHLGFYQLRYQERIPASAAVNTTVQLAKENGFSGLTGFVNGLLRQYLRKAGEAGGAGGENTPLSSSSSSPPSSLHTNPLQLPENPVERLGILHSFPDWIIQVWLEQLGLVETEQLCEWMNQSPTIDLRINPLRTSIEEVEAALQSAGILVRRIPRLPQALRLIGSAGSIQKLPGFKEGWWTVQDGSAQLVGHLLDPQPGEVIIDACAAPGGKTTHIAELMADKGKIWACDRTPSRLRKLQENSQRLNLQSIQIYTGDSRHFNQFQNTADRVLLDAPCSGLGTMHRHADARWRQTPESVRELSVLQKELLTHTSTFVKPGGVLVYATCTLHPAENEEIISAFLAESPHWQIESPSGFELPASAYSTTQGWFKVWPHRQDMDGFFMVRLRKTNNSE